From Heliomicrobium modesticaldum Ice1, a single genomic window includes:
- a CDS encoding type II toxin-antitoxin system HicA family toxin: MSGRLPTVSGLDVAKVLSRDGFKPVRQKGSHLRLVKAGAGELFAVTVPGNQKDLKKGTLMGILQQAGLSKNEFLVLLSA; this comes from the coding sequence ATGTCCGGCCGCTTACCTACGGTGTCCGGCCTCGATGTGGCTAAGGTTCTTTCTCGCGATGGGTTCAAGCCGGTTCGGCAAAAGGGGAGCCACCTCCGCCTTGTGAAGGCAGGAGCGGGAGAACTTTTTGCTGTAACCGTCCCAGGAAACCAGAAAGACCTGAAAAAAGGCACCCTGATGGGCATCTTACAACAAGCCGGCCTCAGTAAAAACGAGTTTCTGGTACTTCTCTCGGCTTGA
- a CDS encoding cell division protein FtsA: MSDQDQFIFALDIGTRSVVGIVAREVEEGLEIVHTAMEEHRQRAMLDGQIHDVVQVTQVVRRIKERLESQLDRPLREVSVAAAGRSLKTSRGRAERRSTSLQEYTREDILGLELAALQQAQKELQSAGGDAVRDYHCVGYSVVNHYLEGQPIGNLVGQRGLAAEIEVIGTFLPRVVVDSMFSVLQRAGLEMKSLTLEPIAAINVVIPPNMRQLNLTLVDIGAGTSDIAITSGGTVIAYDMVPVAGDEITEQICQKYLLEFGEGERIKRELQSLVQSAPGREASDLEGKQVCACDVLGFEQLLDVRDVLASLEPTVEHLACQIADKIITLNGKPPQAVILVGGGSLTPLLPARLAQALGLPRDRVGVRGRESLRDLTGNLEDMKGPEFVTPVGIAVTSIKHQTLGFYEVFVNDQPVRLFNMRLGTVGDALLAAGVSLRHIHGLPGLAMTVEVNGQIKILRGTLGEPARITVNGEPSKLDRFVRAGDQIRFEAARKGADGGGRIGDLTPSLTPLDLVINGQPVHIDPPVTMNGKKATLDTPLEDGARIRYFHLNTLAQVLDAVGDLAALQTAHSIRYVLNGVEKIVPVSQPEAWINGRAVSLDSPVKTGDHIDIRPSKVKGLQLKEIVDLKQWEGQPLHVTVNDAEWSFPGQAPAFFLNNRPATGEEQVNDGDTIVVKAGRSANLILSELLARINFDPTPPEGKHKLDIRVNGFPADYATPIPDHSRVELIWR; the protein is encoded by the coding sequence ATGTCGGATCAGGATCAGTTTATCTTCGCCCTCGATATCGGCACACGAAGTGTCGTGGGGATCGTTGCCCGTGAGGTGGAAGAAGGATTAGAAATCGTACATACCGCCATGGAGGAACATCGCCAACGGGCTATGCTGGACGGTCAGATCCATGATGTCGTTCAGGTGACTCAGGTGGTGCGGCGGATCAAGGAACGCCTGGAATCGCAGTTGGATCGCCCCCTCAGAGAGGTCTCCGTCGCTGCGGCTGGAAGGTCGCTGAAGACATCGCGGGGCCGGGCCGAGCGCAGATCGACGTCCCTTCAGGAATATACGAGGGAAGATATCCTCGGATTGGAACTGGCAGCGCTGCAACAGGCCCAAAAGGAATTGCAGAGCGCTGGCGGCGACGCCGTTCGCGACTACCACTGTGTCGGCTACAGCGTCGTCAACCATTATCTTGAAGGTCAACCTATCGGCAATCTGGTCGGCCAACGAGGTTTAGCGGCGGAAATCGAGGTCATCGGAACCTTCCTGCCCCGGGTGGTCGTTGATTCCATGTTTTCCGTCCTCCAGCGGGCAGGGCTGGAAATGAAAAGTCTTACATTAGAGCCGATAGCCGCCATTAATGTGGTCATCCCGCCAAACATGCGCCAATTGAATCTGACCCTTGTCGATATCGGCGCCGGAACCTCTGACATTGCTATCACATCCGGCGGTACCGTGATCGCCTATGACATGGTACCTGTGGCGGGCGACGAGATCACGGAACAGATCTGCCAAAAATATCTGCTCGAGTTTGGAGAAGGAGAGCGGATCAAACGGGAACTGCAGTCCCTGGTGCAAAGCGCGCCGGGCCGGGAGGCATCCGACCTGGAAGGCAAGCAGGTTTGTGCCTGTGACGTCCTCGGCTTCGAACAGTTGTTGGACGTTCGGGATGTACTGGCTTCGTTGGAGCCGACAGTGGAACACCTGGCCTGCCAAATCGCCGATAAGATTATCACCCTTAACGGTAAACCGCCCCAAGCGGTCATCCTCGTTGGCGGCGGTTCACTGACGCCGTTGCTCCCGGCTCGGTTAGCCCAGGCCCTCGGCCTGCCCCGCGACCGCGTCGGCGTCCGCGGCCGCGAAAGCCTCCGCGATCTGACAGGCAACCTGGAAGACATGAAGGGTCCCGAATTCGTCACCCCCGTCGGGATCGCTGTCACCTCGATCAAGCACCAGACCCTTGGCTTTTATGAGGTATTCGTCAATGATCAGCCGGTGCGGCTCTTCAATATGCGGTTGGGCACCGTCGGCGACGCTCTCCTGGCAGCCGGCGTCAGCCTTCGGCATATTCACGGTCTGCCAGGTCTCGCCATGACCGTGGAGGTCAACGGACAGATAAAAATCCTCAGGGGAACCCTTGGTGAACCAGCCCGGATAACCGTCAACGGTGAACCGTCAAAACTCGACCGCTTTGTCCGGGCTGGTGATCAGATCCGCTTTGAAGCGGCCCGCAAAGGCGCTGACGGTGGCGGGCGAATCGGTGACTTGACGCCTTCCCTGACGCCTCTTGATCTGGTGATCAACGGCCAGCCTGTCCATATCGATCCGCCTGTGACCATGAATGGAAAAAAAGCCACTTTGGACACCCCATTGGAAGACGGCGCCCGGATCCGCTACTTCCACCTTAATACACTGGCCCAAGTGCTTGACGCCGTCGGCGACTTGGCGGCGCTGCAGACAGCCCATTCCATCCGCTATGTCCTCAACGGCGTCGAAAAAATCGTTCCTGTCTCGCAGCCGGAGGCGTGGATAAACGGTCGGGCGGTCAGCCTGGACAGCCCGGTCAAAACAGGTGATCACATCGATATCCGCCCATCTAAGGTGAAGGGCTTGCAATTAAAGGAGATCGTGGACTTGAAGCAGTGGGAAGGCCAACCGCTCCATGTGACCGTCAACGATGCCGAGTGGTCTTTTCCCGGACAAGCGCCAGCCTTCTTCCTCAATAACCGGCCGGCTACAGGGGAAGAACAGGTCAACGACGGAGATACCATCGTCGTCAAGGCTGGTCGTTCAGCCAACCTGATCCTTTCAGAACTGCTGGCGAGGATCAACTTCGATCCTACGCCTCCGGAGGGGAAGCATAAACTGGACATCCGTGTCAACGGATTTCCTGCCGACTACGCCACGCCCATTCCAGATCACAGCCGCGTCGAATTGATCTGGCGGTAA
- a CDS encoding 3D domain-containing protein, producing the protein MNGYRLSAPMEVDASAYDACVQCCGKSDGITKTGQRAIPWYTVAVDPDVIPLGTKVYVPAFGRVFEAQDIGGKIRGRRMDFFLPDHESAVSFGRRPVRVFLLAGPEAKLPGTANGTMVWAQTRSQR; encoded by the coding sequence ATGAACGGATACCGCCTGTCGGCCCCGATGGAGGTCGACGCCTCTGCATATGACGCCTGTGTCCAGTGCTGCGGGAAAAGCGACGGCATCACCAAAACAGGACAGAGGGCGATCCCTTGGTATACGGTGGCCGTCGACCCCGATGTGATCCCCTTGGGGACAAAAGTCTATGTGCCCGCTTTTGGTCGGGTCTTTGAGGCCCAAGACATTGGTGGCAAGATTCGGGGGCGGCGCATGGATTTCTTCCTGCCCGACCATGAATCGGCCGTCAGTTTCGGCAGACGCCCCGTGCGCGTTTTCCTCTTGGCCGGTCCTGAGGCAAAACTCCCAGGGACGGCGAACGGGACAATGGTCTGGGCGCAGACGCGCAGCCAGCGCTAG